Proteins encoded together in one Candidatus Poribacteria bacterium window:
- a CDS encoding helix-turn-helix transcriptional regulator yields MKLSQRLRFIRRENQLTLKELSQRSELSIPYLSDMERDVVNPSVDTLRKVAKAYNISVKDLISGVEELGESSNTNYPEGFQSFLKEYETRYEIDDDWKESLLKVNFRGRQPTSPTEWLELYLYLKRILSPTEDNK; encoded by the coding sequence GACTCCGTTTCATTCGTAGGGAAAATCAGTTGACGTTAAAGGAACTGAGTCAACGTTCAGAGCTGTCTATACCCTATCTTTCGGATATGGAACGCGATGTTGTCAATCCATCCGTTGATACGCTCCGGAAGGTTGCTAAGGCATATAACATCTCCGTCAAAGATCTTATTAGTGGTGTCGAAGAGCTTGGGGAATCGTCAAATACTAATTATCCGGAGGGATTTCAATCGTTTTTAAAAGAGTATGAGACTCGGTATGAAATAGATGATGACTGGAAGGAGTCATTGCTAAAAGTCAACTTTCGCGGTAGGCAACCTACCTCGCCGACAGAATGGCTTGAGTTGTATCTGTACCTCAAGCGTATTCTTTCTCCTACAGAGGATAATAAGTAA